The region CTCTTCTTCTAACAGAGTAGTCAATGTTGTCTGTGAAGGCATCACTTACTGCTGGCAGATATTTAAACTACAGACAGGAAGGAATTGGTCTCATGGCTCATGTTGGTTCAGTCACCCATCACATGCTGCCTATGACACAGTGTGTACAGTTTTGCAGCCTCTTGAAGGGTCAAGAACTCCCAGTTTGCACCACTGCAGTgactcatgtttttttttttttatttatgtaaaatcaCCTTTCTGTTAGTTTCATGTGTTAGTGTGAGGGAGGTTACAGTCTCATCGCTCCACACAGATCTGATGCTTTCAATGCTTCACTTTAAATGGTcaatggtctgtacttgtatagtGTCTATATATAgcagtcatttcaaccactcaaagcgcttacgtcacatgcttcatgtacgtcagcatttgctcattaAATCTATTCCCACTTGCTTTTCATCCACACGCCAACCTTTACACCTCACACAACAGGAAACCCTTTTTCTacataaaaacaggtggatgaaaaacacacaaggagAGCAACAGGCACATCTTGATTTGTGACTCAGAATGTAGTTGGCTGATTTAATCCGTGAACTACACAGAACCACTGACGCTCCAGGCAGACGACAAGCTGATGGATGGTTGCTGGTTTTAGAACCTTCTGTTTGTGTGGAGCATCTGTACCAAACCATCTAACAGAATACAGAAAAAGAATATTTGGAGAGGTGTGAGGTGATGTTTACTCATGTCTTTTGTGTGGAAACAGAGCTATAAAGCagctgtcaggtgtgtgtgtgttaggaacacacacacacacacacacacacacacacacactcactcactcactcactgcacTGAATAATCATGTGACAAGTTGAAGAGCTGTGCCGTTGCACATGAATCCACCAGCAGTCTGCACTGCTGTAGTAATACAAATCATTTCTGGACTACTGTAAAGCTGACATGGATTCATTAGTTGATTCATTAGTTTATTTGACAGAAATGTAATCAATGAATTTTTAGTAACTAGTTTGGTTATCATAtagtttgatttaatttaaaaacagaaatacaaaagaTTTGTTGGtctcagcttcttaaatgtgagaattcactgcttttctttgtcacataACCGAGTGCTCATCCTGATTCCAACAGTCACACCTTTATTCAAGTGTGTGGTCTTTATCGTAAGCTGAACTCCGTACTTCCTGCAGAGCAACGCTTGCATGATTGAAGAGACACTTCAGGGCCACGATGTTGTTTTCTCACAGTGTTTTTACCTCCTCCAGATTATTGTTGACGACGATGACAGTAAGGTGTGGTCGCTGTATGATGCTGGCCCAAAGAGCATCAGGTGTCccatcatcttcctcccccCTGTCAGTGGGACTGCTGAGGTGTTCTTCCAGCAGGTGCTGGCTCTGACAGGCTGGGGCTACAGAGTCATCTCGGTGAGCTCGTCACTGAAAGCGTGCTGCCGCCTCAGCATCTTCTTCAGCCTTTACAGCTGCATATTTACAAGGGCTGCAACTCACCGTTACATTCTCATTATTTAGTTCCTTATTCTCTCAATGAATCTGaacatttgctttgtttgattGAAAAATATTCTCAGAAAACTGTGAGACAACAGCTAAAAGGCACAAAGCGGtagcaaaataatgaaattgtaACATTTCCACCATGACTGATCATGTTtgttgtttccagctgcagtATCCGGTGTACTGGGACCTCATGGAGTTCTGCGACGGCTTCAGGAAGCTTCTGGACCACCTGCAGCTGGATAAAGTaagtctgttttcctcctgctgaCTCTTCTTTTGGaaaagtaagtgtgtgtttgttagtcCGAGAGGTGGGGGCTGTTTTTTCCACCTGTACATAGATGAAGCCTTTCCTGATAACTGGCCCTATATGTCTCCCCAAATACATGAACAGTGAGCAGGATAGAAGTGTAGGTTAGTGATACTGAAAGTCTTGGACACCGACTGTTTGCTATGTGTTATTATTGGCAGATTCCttcaaaacaaagagcagacagAAATGTTGTGTCTGACTAGGCCTAATTAGACTCTGATGATGATCTCCGTCACCTAAACCTTCAGGTTCATCTGTTCGGAGCCTCTCTGGGTGGATTCTTGGCTCAGAAGTTTGCAGAGTGCACACACAAGTCTCCCAGAGTGCACTCTCTGATACTGTGTAACTCGTTCAGCGACACCTCCATCTTCAACCAGACGTGGACAGCAAACAGGTGATTTTAAATGATCCCAGCGAAGACTTTCCTCTCTTTTAAGTTCAACGTTTGTTATTAACATCTGCTTTCCACCTTCCTGCTCAGTTTCTGGTTGATGCCAGCTTTCATGTTGAAGAAGATCGTCCTGGGGAACTTTGCTAAAGGACCCGTGGACTCTAAAATGGCCGATGCAATCGACTTCATGGTAGACAGGGTAAGTGTTGCAGAGGCGGTTCATGTTGGAGTaatgtgtttctgcagtgtAGTGCCACAGTCATGAGAAGCAGACGTGACCTAAGGTGGTTCggacatttttatgttttcccACATCTCTTCTAGTGTGTTCAGTGGGATTA is a window of Pempheris klunzingeri isolate RE-2024b chromosome 1, fPemKlu1.hap1, whole genome shotgun sequence DNA encoding:
- the spg21 gene encoding maspardin; the protein is MEEIKVSPDYNWFRSTVPLKRIIVDDDDSKVWSLYDAGPKSIRCPIIFLPPVSGTAEVFFQQVLALTGWGYRVISLQYPVYWDLMEFCDGFRKLLDHLQLDKVHLFGASLGGFLAQKFAECTHKSPRVHSLILCNSFSDTSIFNQTWTANSFWLMPAFMLKKIVLGNFAKGPVDSKMADAIDFMVDRLESLNQSELASRLTLNCQNSYVEPHKIKDIAVTIIDVFDQSALSLEAKEEMYKLYPNARRAHLKTGGNFPYLCRSAEVNLYIQIHLRQFHGTRYAAISPDMVSAEELQVQESHLSSNQDSDDDQ